One genomic segment of Acinetobacter sp. C26M includes these proteins:
- a CDS encoding flagellar biosynthesis protein FlhA yields MIDKKKLKFEFYNLALVIGVIGILLVLFTPIPTWLLDFLLLTNFAAALLILLLALDTEKPLSFSTFPSLLLITTLFRLALNISSTRLILDHADAGKVIAAVGHYMVAGNLVVGFVVFFILVVVQYIVITNGAQRVAEVAARFTLDSLPGKQMSIDADLNMGLIDSEEAKRRRHQLEQESNFYGAMDGASKFVKGDAIAGVVIIVINIIGGLSIGIWQRGMGWSEALQHYSLLTIGDGIVTQIPSLIISVAAGIIITRAATDTRLGEALGNQFFAYPQTIMIVGLTLMIMLFLPGLPVIPILILLLILSAAVWYSIKYKKNAKDSMSNTEDENLDESNQESKKSNDLKPSAFELKISSNLESYLLGESKSLYQRYNGLQKQLSQDLGIFLPKLSIVVDKKLQENHYQILIYSAVVARGSVNYLKVLAINSGNAAMDSIVGEETKEPTYGLPALWIEENQKQQAKALGFTIVDPETVIVTHLSENIKRYLSEFLTRAETEKLIQLHKDSMGTLLDELIPAVLTYSDIQRVLQLLLKEQISIKNIEKILEVLVDFGRVNKVPEELAEKVRERLGSIIYERFLDTEGTLQVMTIAPELESHMLAMVRVNNESMLPPQYIDKFLRSVVQETEKQLANNVQPVLLCSPALRRPLRAMISRAIPHVEVLSIAELGQFIQVSSAGIISVQDFHSMEATV; encoded by the coding sequence ATGATAGATAAAAAGAAACTAAAATTTGAATTTTACAATCTAGCATTAGTAATCGGGGTTATTGGCATCTTATTGGTGCTATTTACACCTATACCTACGTGGCTTCTAGATTTTTTATTGCTTACAAATTTTGCGGCAGCATTGCTTATTTTATTATTGGCTTTAGATACAGAGAAGCCTTTAAGTTTTTCTACTTTTCCTTCTTTATTATTAATTACTACATTATTCCGTTTGGCTTTAAATATTTCATCAACCCGCCTTATTTTAGATCATGCTGATGCAGGGAAAGTTATTGCTGCTGTTGGTCACTATATGGTGGCAGGCAATTTAGTTGTTGGCTTTGTTGTTTTCTTTATTCTCGTTGTCGTTCAATATATTGTGATTACCAATGGTGCACAACGTGTTGCTGAGGTCGCTGCTCGTTTTACATTAGACTCGTTGCCAGGAAAGCAAATGAGTATTGATGCTGACCTAAATATGGGATTAATTGATTCTGAAGAAGCAAAACGTCGTAGACATCAGTTGGAACAGGAATCTAACTTTTATGGTGCTATGGACGGTGCTTCAAAATTTGTAAAAGGCGATGCGATTGCTGGTGTTGTTATTATTGTTATTAACATCATCGGAGGGCTATCCATTGGAATATGGCAACGTGGTATGGGCTGGTCAGAGGCTTTACAACATTATTCGCTACTGACGATAGGTGATGGCATTGTAACCCAGATCCCATCTTTAATAATTTCAGTTGCGGCTGGTATTATCATCACAAGAGCTGCAACAGATACTCGTTTGGGCGAAGCTTTGGGAAATCAGTTTTTTGCCTATCCACAAACGATTATGATCGTGGGCTTAACCCTGATGATAATGTTGTTTTTACCTGGTTTGCCAGTTATTCCTATTTTAATTTTATTACTCATTCTTTCAGCAGCCGTTTGGTATTCAATTAAATATAAGAAAAATGCCAAAGATTCTATGTCGAATACTGAGGATGAAAATCTTGATGAGTCTAATCAAGAGTCTAAAAAGTCAAATGACCTGAAGCCATCAGCATTTGAGTTAAAAATTAGCTCAAATTTAGAGTCTTATTTATTAGGTGAGTCAAAATCTCTTTATCAACGATACAATGGTTTACAAAAGCAACTCTCGCAAGATCTAGGTATTTTCTTACCGAAGCTATCTATTGTTGTGGATAAAAAATTACAAGAAAATCATTATCAAATTTTGATCTATAGTGCTGTTGTTGCAAGAGGAAGTGTAAATTATCTAAAGGTACTCGCAATAAACTCTGGTAATGCTGCCATGGATAGTATAGTGGGAGAGGAAACAAAAGAACCGACTTATGGTTTACCAGCTTTATGGATTGAAGAAAACCAAAAGCAACAAGCAAAAGCATTGGGTTTCACAATTGTAGATCCTGAAACGGTAATCGTGACTCATTTATCTGAAAATATTAAACGCTATCTCAGTGAATTTTTAACGCGAGCTGAAACTGAAAAGTTAATTCAATTGCATAAAGATAGTATGGGAACTTTATTGGATGAACTGATTCCAGCAGTTTTAACCTATTCAGATATTCAAAGAGTTTTGCAATTATTGCTTAAAGAACAAATCAGTATAAAAAATATAGAGAAAATTCTTGAGGTATTGGTTGATTTTGGTCGTGTAAATAAAGTTCCAGAAGAATTAGCTGAAAAAGTAAGAGAGCGCTTAGGATCGATTATTTATGAGCGTTTTCTTGACACTGAGGGGACATTGCAAGTCATGACGATTGCACCTGAGTTAGAAAGCCATATGCTCGCGATGGTGAGAGTGAATAATGAAAGCATGTTACCACCACAATATATCGATAAGTTTTTAAGAAGTGTCGTACAAGAAACAGAGAAACAACTCGCCAATAATGTACAACCTGTTTTATTATGCTCGCCTGCGCTTAGACGGCCTCTTAGAGCGATGATTTCTCGAGCTATTCCTCATGTTGAAGTTTTATCAATTGCTGAGTTGGGGCAGTTTATTCAAGTCTCTTCAGCAGGCATTATCTCAGTTCAAGACTTTCATTCAATGGAGGCGACTGTATGA